From a region of the Paraburkholderia caribensis genome:
- a CDS encoding IS6 family transposase, with product MDKLMSLDGLFAGRHFDRDAMTFRMRWYLGYKLGLRELVKLMAERGMPLRPPYEIPSCLIDKVSCLYGTSQPVYLFAPEACEPSAYVALPLLA from the coding sequence ATGGACAAGCTGATGAGTCTGGACGGTCTGTTCGCCGGACGTCATTTTGACCGTGACGCGATGACTTTTCGTATGCGCTGGTATCTGGGCTACAAGCTCGGCCTGCGCGAGCTCGTCAAGTTGATGGCTGAACGAGGGATGCCGCTGCGCCCGCCGTATGAAATACCGTCCTGTCTGATTGATAAGGTATCCTGCTTATACGGAACCTCTCAGCCGGTTTACCTATTTGCACCAGAAGCCTGCGAGCCATCTGCATATGTAGCACTGCCGCTGTTGGCTTAG
- a CDS encoding MFS transporter: protein MNTSPVSSGNASVISRSAVNRVLVASVVGTAIEWYDFFLYATASALVFAKLFFPSFDPVVGTIAAFGSFAVGYLARPFGAVFFGHFGDRIGRKATLVATLTIMGVSTFVIGLLPTYASIGVWAPILLVAMRFMQGLGVGGEWGGAVLMVVETAPARKRGFFGAFPQLGVPLGLMLSTAVFKAVSSMPSDAFFSWGWRLPFLLSVALIAIGLFIRLRVMESPVFEQIKASRQVVKAPLIELLRRHPKDLVLTIGTRFAVDITFNVINVFVLVYGTTRLGLSRGLLLNAIIVGCAFALITLPLFGKLSDVIGRRTVFMLGAVFVAIYGFAFFPLLETRNPTLIFVAYVCGIALSQASVYGVQSTWFAELFGTRVRYTGASLPYQIAGIITSGPTPLIATYLFATYGQTLPISIYIAATGVLSLVCAFFLAETFRRDLSAEPEDEAAAALGARASAHSPHPLTR, encoded by the coding sequence ATGAATACATCGCCTGTATCGTCCGGCAACGCGTCTGTTATCAGCCGGTCGGCCGTCAACCGTGTGCTGGTCGCTTCGGTGGTCGGGACCGCCATCGAGTGGTACGACTTTTTTCTCTATGCCACCGCTTCCGCGCTGGTTTTCGCGAAGCTGTTTTTCCCCTCGTTCGATCCCGTGGTCGGCACCATCGCGGCGTTCGGCAGTTTTGCGGTCGGCTATCTCGCGCGGCCTTTCGGCGCCGTGTTTTTCGGGCACTTTGGCGATCGTATCGGACGTAAGGCGACGCTCGTCGCGACGCTGACGATCATGGGCGTCAGCACCTTCGTGATCGGCCTGCTGCCCACCTACGCCTCGATTGGCGTGTGGGCGCCGATTCTGCTGGTGGCGATGCGCTTCATGCAAGGGCTCGGCGTCGGCGGCGAATGGGGCGGCGCGGTGCTGATGGTGGTGGAAACGGCGCCCGCCAGGAAGCGGGGCTTTTTCGGCGCGTTTCCGCAATTGGGCGTGCCGCTCGGGCTGATGCTCTCGACCGCGGTGTTCAAAGCCGTGTCGAGTATGCCGTCGGACGCGTTCTTTTCATGGGGCTGGCGCCTGCCGTTCCTGCTGAGCGTCGCGCTGATCGCGATCGGCCTGTTCATCCGCCTGCGCGTCATGGAGTCACCGGTATTCGAACAGATCAAGGCGAGCAGGCAGGTCGTGAAGGCGCCGCTGATCGAATTGCTGCGCCGGCATCCGAAAGACCTCGTGCTGACGATCGGCACGCGCTTCGCGGTCGACATCACCTTCAACGTCATCAACGTGTTCGTGCTGGTGTACGGAACGACGCGGCTCGGCTTGTCGCGTGGGCTACTGCTGAACGCCATCATTGTGGGCTGCGCGTTTGCGCTGATCACGCTGCCGCTGTTCGGCAAACTGTCGGACGTGATCGGACGCCGGACCGTGTTCATGCTCGGCGCGGTGTTCGTCGCCATTTATGGATTCGCCTTCTTTCCGTTGCTCGAGACACGCAATCCGACCTTGATTTTCGTGGCGTACGTCTGCGGTATCGCGTTGAGCCAGGCATCGGTGTACGGCGTGCAATCGACGTGGTTCGCGGAACTGTTCGGTACGCGGGTGCGCTATACGGGGGCGTCGCTGCCGTATCAGATCGCCGGCATCATCACGTCAGGACCGACACCATTGATCGCCACCTATCTTTTCGCTACGTATGGCCAGACGCTGCCTATTTCGATCTATATCGCGGCAACGGGGGTGCTGAGTCTTGTGTGTGCGTTTTTCCTCGCGGAGACTTTCAGGCGGGATCTGTCCGCAGAGCCGGAAGATGAAGCGGCCGCAGCGCTGGGCGCGCGTGCTTCCGCGCACTCGCCGCATCCTTTGACGCGCTGA
- a CDS encoding LysR substrate-binding domain-containing protein, producing the protein MTSAMHPDDGTAAIATGRFDPTRLKTRQLALIVHLDTHRSVLRAADAAHMTQPAATKLLRELEETMGVPLFERHPRGVEPNWYGEVLIRHARSVLAELRHAYDEVSALKAGLTGQAMIGTEVTAATNLVPKAVALLKKRFPQIRISIEMEFSEVLVQRLQEGKLDMIVARIRNPDDLAELHYAPLAEAQHGLFARAGHPLGKRKSLSWNELAPQTWILPPKGNVMRNQFTQLFLERQLALPTDVVESSSLPVITSLLQMSDMIAPLAREPVRPYCIAGALEPLPFELHLKLGPAGIVTRRGDRLSPGARAMLQALREAAGFDTQGPDADSD; encoded by the coding sequence TTGACCTCGGCAATGCATCCTGACGACGGCACGGCTGCCATCGCGACGGGCCGCTTCGACCCCACGCGTCTGAAGACACGCCAATTGGCCCTGATCGTTCATCTCGACACTCATCGCTCGGTATTGCGCGCGGCAGACGCCGCGCACATGACCCAGCCCGCGGCGACCAAGTTGCTGCGGGAACTGGAAGAGACGATGGGTGTGCCGTTGTTCGAACGGCATCCGCGCGGTGTCGAGCCCAACTGGTACGGCGAGGTGCTGATCCGCCATGCGCGCAGCGTGCTGGCGGAGTTGCGGCACGCGTACGACGAAGTATCCGCGCTCAAAGCCGGCTTGACCGGGCAGGCGATGATCGGCACCGAGGTCACGGCCGCCACCAACCTCGTGCCGAAGGCCGTCGCGTTACTCAAGAAGCGCTTTCCGCAGATTCGCATCAGCATCGAGATGGAGTTCAGCGAGGTGCTGGTGCAGCGTTTGCAGGAAGGCAAGCTGGATATGATCGTCGCGCGAATCCGCAATCCAGACGATCTCGCGGAACTGCACTACGCCCCGCTGGCGGAAGCACAGCACGGCCTATTCGCACGCGCTGGCCATCCGCTCGGCAAGCGCAAGAGTCTGAGCTGGAACGAACTGGCGCCGCAAACGTGGATCCTGCCACCCAAAGGCAACGTGATGCGCAATCAGTTCACGCAACTTTTTCTCGAACGGCAGCTCGCGTTGCCGACGGATGTGGTCGAGAGCTCGTCCCTGCCTGTCATCACGAGTCTGCTGCAGATGAGCGATATGATCGCGCCGCTTGCGCGCGAGCCGGTGCGGCCGTATTGCATTGCCGGCGCGCTCGAACCGCTACCGTTCGAGCTCCATTTGAAGCTCGGACCGGCCGGCATCGTCACAAGGCGCGGCGACAGGCTCTCACCGGGTGCGCGGGCGATGCTGCAAGCGCTGCGCGAGGCCGCCGGATTCGACACCCAAGGCCCCGACGCCGACAGCGACTGA
- a CDS encoding mannitol dehydrogenase family protein: MRLSNAALASLATRAAGEVVVPAYDRASLAPGIVHLGLGAFHRAHQAVYTEHALRAGDHRWGIVGVSLRRADTSEALTPQDLLYALDVRDGAADSFQVIGALIGSLVAPQSPAAVLDAMTDPRCHIVSLTITEKGYCRNPANGALQFDHPDIAHDLREAAAPRSAIGFVVRALALRRAAGLGPFTVLSCDNLPSNGDTMRALTLAFARQTDAVLADWIEQEGAFPNTMVDRIVPLTTDADRARVAKQLGADDAWPVMTEPFSQWVIEDRFAGPRPAWEGAGAMLVRDARPYEQAKLRMLNGAHSALAYLGSLIGYGTVDQAIGAPAVLNFVESMLRDEVEPTLSRPALASYRAELFTRFRNTALDHRLQQIATDGSQKLPQRWLESVRANLKRGAPTERLAFALAGWIAYLSGQDETGRNYAIADPLADTLTEAVRATLHADAVDAVRTLFEIESIFGCDLRAHTRFVPQVARHLEAIRKQGVVKAMGALVA; the protein is encoded by the coding sequence ATGCGGCTGAGTAATGCAGCCCTGGCATCACTCGCGACGCGCGCTGCTGGCGAAGTCGTCGTTCCCGCCTACGATCGCGCGAGCCTTGCACCAGGCATCGTCCATCTGGGCCTCGGGGCGTTTCATCGCGCGCACCAGGCCGTGTACACGGAGCACGCGTTGCGCGCTGGCGATCACCGCTGGGGCATCGTCGGCGTGTCGTTGCGAAGGGCGGACACGTCGGAGGCGCTTACTCCGCAGGATCTCCTGTATGCCTTGGATGTGCGCGACGGCGCCGCTGATTCGTTCCAGGTGATCGGTGCGCTGATCGGCTCGCTGGTCGCGCCGCAGTCGCCCGCCGCCGTGCTCGATGCGATGACCGATCCGCGCTGCCATATCGTCAGCTTGACGATCACCGAGAAGGGCTATTGCCGCAATCCGGCCAACGGCGCGTTGCAGTTCGATCATCCCGACATTGCCCATGATCTGCGCGAGGCCGCCGCGCCGCGTAGCGCGATCGGCTTCGTCGTACGCGCGCTGGCGCTGCGCCGCGCGGCAGGTCTGGGCCCGTTCACCGTGCTGTCGTGCGACAACCTGCCGTCCAACGGCGACACCATGCGCGCGTTGACGCTGGCGTTCGCGCGCCAAACGGATGCCGTGCTGGCCGACTGGATCGAGCAAGAGGGCGCATTTCCCAACACGATGGTGGACCGGATTGTGCCACTCACCACCGACGCCGATCGCGCGCGCGTCGCGAAGCAACTCGGCGCCGACGACGCCTGGCCGGTGATGACCGAGCCGTTCTCGCAATGGGTGATCGAGGACCGCTTCGCAGGACCGCGGCCGGCGTGGGAGGGCGCAGGCGCGATGCTCGTGCGTGACGCGCGTCCCTACGAGCAGGCCAAATTGCGGATGTTGAATGGTGCGCATTCGGCGCTCGCGTACCTCGGGTCGCTGATTGGCTATGGCACGGTCGATCAGGCGATCGGCGCGCCTGCCGTGCTGAATTTTGTCGAAAGCATGTTGCGCGACGAGGTGGAGCCGACGCTGTCGCGACCCGCTTTGGCCAGCTATCGCGCTGAACTGTTCACGCGTTTTCGCAACACCGCGCTCGATCACCGCTTGCAGCAGATCGCGACCGACGGCTCGCAGAAGTTGCCGCAGCGCTGGCTGGAAAGCGTGCGCGCCAACCTGAAAAGGGGCGCGCCGACCGAACGTCTTGCCTTTGCGCTGGCCGGGTGGATCGCGTACCTCAGCGGTCAGGACGAGACAGGGCGCAATTACGCGATCGCGGATCCCCTCGCCGACACACTGACGGAAGCGGTCCGCGCGACCTTGCACGCGGATGCCGTTGATGCGGTACGAACACTGTTCGAAATCGAGTCGATTTTCGGATGCGATCTGCGTGCACATACGCGATTTGTCCCGCAAGTCGCACGCCATCTGGAAGCGATTCGCAAACAAGGCGTCGTCAAAGCAATGGGCGCTTTGGTCGCTTGA
- the uxuA gene encoding mannonate dehydratase, producing MKMTFRWYGDTDPVPLAYIRQIPGMVGVVSAIYDVPVGEVWPIDRILSLKEKIEAHGLTLEVIESVPVHEDIKLGKPTRDTLIANYGQTLRNLGACGVKVVCYNFMPVFDWTRTSLEMPLPDGSTTLAFDTQAIRELDVSDGIQLPGWDASYRPEQLKALLHDYEALDEAGLWANLDYFLRAIIPVAKEAGIKMAIHPDDPPRPIFGLPRIVKNRADLQRVLAIVDDPANGLTLCSGSLGADLQNDIPALVREFGARGRIHFAHLRNVKADASGDFHETSHRSADGSLDMAEIVKAYFETGFEGYARPDHGRMIWGETGRAGYGLFDRALGAVYLNGIWEGLAKHPADHAAE from the coding sequence GTGAAAATGACCTTTCGCTGGTATGGCGACACCGACCCCGTGCCGCTCGCTTACATCCGTCAGATTCCGGGGATGGTCGGAGTCGTCTCAGCGATCTATGACGTGCCTGTGGGCGAGGTCTGGCCGATCGACAGGATCCTGTCGCTGAAAGAGAAGATAGAGGCTCACGGCCTGACGCTGGAAGTGATCGAAAGCGTGCCGGTGCACGAGGACATCAAGCTCGGCAAACCGACGCGCGACACGCTCATCGCGAACTACGGCCAGACACTACGTAACCTCGGCGCCTGCGGTGTGAAGGTGGTTTGCTACAACTTCATGCCGGTTTTCGACTGGACCCGCACCTCGCTGGAAATGCCCCTGCCTGATGGATCGACGACGCTCGCGTTCGACACGCAAGCGATCCGCGAACTCGACGTGAGCGACGGTATCCAGCTACCCGGCTGGGACGCGAGCTATCGGCCCGAGCAATTGAAAGCCCTGTTGCACGACTACGAAGCGCTTGACGAAGCCGGTCTTTGGGCCAATCTCGACTACTTCCTGCGCGCGATCATTCCAGTCGCCAAAGAAGCAGGCATCAAAATGGCGATTCACCCCGACGATCCACCGCGGCCTATTTTCGGGCTGCCGCGCATCGTGAAGAATCGCGCCGACCTGCAGCGCGTGCTCGCTATCGTCGACGATCCGGCCAACGGCCTGACGCTGTGTTCGGGTTCGCTGGGCGCGGACCTGCAGAACGATATTCCGGCACTGGTACGCGAGTTCGGCGCGCGTGGCCGGATTCATTTTGCCCACCTGCGTAACGTGAAAGCCGATGCGTCGGGCGATTTTCATGAGACCTCGCATCGCTCGGCCGACGGCTCGCTCGACATGGCGGAGATCGTTAAAGCCTATTTCGAAACCGGCTTTGAAGGCTATGCACGGCCGGACCATGGGCGAATGATCTGGGGCGAAACGGGCCGCGCGGGCTATGGGCTGTTCGACAGAGCGCTCGGTGCGGTCTATCTGAACGGCATCTGGGAAGGTCTCGCTAAACATCCGGCCGATCATGCGGCTGAGTAA
- a CDS encoding trypsin-like peptidase domain-containing protein: MNTTLIYRSPNGDRWLLCSGEQQAPFVRHVANAPSGGAVSDVSVDAFLNTTGNGYRGPQQDALHELLSAGTLASSAPVPERQVQSDVQADSLLLSVVQVRTFVRTRRLTGASGFLFARGDRLFLVTSRHVMADTPSQHFPDRLEMEMHVDPTNLGASAWISLPLYVEGMSLWRQAADTGGEIDVALLEIPRAQLPRGAVFRAFGPEHIVTSGDSVPIGASVLIVGFPLSFHDSLHHLPVVRHGVVASTFGLRFQGKGCFITDARTHRGTSGAPVVIRRSSNRTGAQRDDLSWGLLGVHSTAFDMGTRDLHVDESLGLNCAWYADVLTTLSEDCGKT, translated from the coding sequence ATGAATACCACTCTCATCTACCGTAGCCCTAACGGTGATCGCTGGCTGCTGTGCTCTGGAGAACAGCAGGCGCCGTTCGTCCGACATGTGGCCAACGCCCCGTCGGGCGGAGCTGTATCTGATGTTTCCGTCGACGCGTTTCTCAACACGACCGGCAACGGGTATCGAGGACCGCAGCAAGACGCGCTACATGAGTTGCTCTCTGCAGGAACGCTGGCATCCAGCGCGCCAGTTCCAGAGCGACAGGTGCAGTCGGACGTCCAGGCAGACTCTTTGTTGCTTAGCGTCGTCCAGGTCCGAACCTTTGTGCGAACGCGCCGACTTACCGGCGCAAGTGGATTCCTTTTCGCGCGGGGAGATCGCCTCTTCCTGGTAACGAGCCGCCACGTGATGGCTGACACGCCCAGTCAGCATTTTCCCGATCGCCTTGAGATGGAAATGCATGTTGACCCCACCAATCTGGGCGCGTCAGCGTGGATTTCCTTGCCTCTTTACGTCGAGGGGATGAGTCTGTGGCGTCAGGCAGCCGATACGGGCGGCGAGATCGACGTCGCTCTTCTGGAAATTCCGCGCGCACAACTACCCCGCGGCGCCGTCTTCCGTGCTTTCGGTCCCGAACACATTGTGACGTCTGGAGATTCCGTCCCGATCGGCGCATCGGTACTGATCGTCGGTTTTCCCCTGAGTTTTCACGACTCGTTGCATCACTTACCGGTCGTCAGGCACGGCGTGGTCGCTTCCACCTTCGGCCTGCGTTTCCAGGGTAAGGGATGTTTCATAACCGACGCACGGACCCATCGAGGGACCAGTGGTGCACCCGTGGTGATCCGCCGCTCATCGAATCGAACGGGCGCACAGCGCGATGACCTCTCCTGGGGGCTTCTCGGCGTTCATTCGACCGCATTCGACATGGGAACGCGTGACCTGCACGTCGACGAAAGCCTTGGCTTGAACTGTGCATGGTACGCCGACGTCCTGACGACCCTCAGCGAGGATTGCGGAAAAACCTGA
- a CDS encoding TetR/AcrR family transcriptional regulator yields the protein MIARMDTPDTKSRILAVARRMVQAHGYNALSIREVANEVGIKGPAVHHHYPTKGDLGAALARQYSDDAVAFLDGLLEEHRSERATFDHYIKVFRAALENDNRMCLSGIMAAEHHDLPEEVKVEVQRFMDINVEWLTRLLSLDAGRKDKKANKARAMAIFAAIEGAQLIARGRSDIRVFDETLRAYRTHGLIP from the coding sequence ATGATTGCGCGCATGGATACTCCCGACACGAAAAGTCGCATCCTTGCGGTTGCGCGCCGCATGGTGCAGGCGCACGGATACAACGCGCTCAGCATTCGCGAGGTGGCGAACGAAGTCGGCATCAAGGGCCCCGCCGTTCACCATCACTACCCGACCAAGGGCGACCTCGGCGCGGCGCTCGCGCGGCAGTACAGCGACGACGCGGTCGCCTTTCTGGACGGATTGTTAGAGGAGCACAGGAGCGAGCGCGCGACTTTCGACCACTACATCAAGGTGTTTCGAGCCGCCCTCGAAAACGACAACCGTATGTGCCTGAGCGGCATCATGGCTGCCGAGCATCACGATCTTCCCGAGGAGGTCAAGGTCGAGGTGCAGCGATTCATGGATATCAACGTCGAATGGCTGACTCGCCTGCTTTCGCTCGACGCCGGGCGAAAGGACAAGAAAGCAAACAAGGCCCGCGCGATGGCCATCTTCGCGGCAATCGAAGGGGCGCAGCTGATTGCGCGCGGCCGCTCCGACATTCGGGTTTTCGATGAAACGCTGCGGGCGTATCGAACGCACGGACTGATTCCCTGA
- a CDS encoding SDR family oxidoreductase encodes MSTLLIGASGRTGRLVAEKLHASAIPFRPLIRNAAKSDAFERFGVRPLIADLSGDFSHVFNGIHTVIYAAGSAETEGAEHERLIDRDSIIKSVDYAKQSGAGLFVVISALLAYAPERSPQALQHYAQMKRESDDYVIASGLDYLVLRPGTLTMEPGVGTIQVVSDVDSAGDPVAREDVAEVLLDALKARLVNKVIGFVGGDVPIGDALARV; translated from the coding sequence ATGAGCACTCTATTGATTGGCGCAAGCGGGAGAACGGGTCGGCTAGTAGCCGAAAAATTGCATGCCTCCGCCATCCCGTTCCGTCCGTTGATACGCAACGCGGCAAAAAGCGATGCTTTCGAGCGGTTCGGCGTGCGACCGCTCATTGCCGACCTGTCTGGCGATTTCTCGCATGTATTCAACGGTATCCATACTGTCATTTATGCCGCCGGCTCGGCTGAAACCGAGGGCGCGGAGCACGAACGCCTGATCGACCGCGACTCGATCATCAAGTCGGTCGATTACGCAAAGCAAAGCGGCGCAGGCCTTTTTGTCGTTATCAGTGCATTGCTTGCGTACGCGCCGGAACGCTCGCCGCAAGCACTGCAACACTACGCGCAAATGAAACGCGAATCGGACGACTACGTGATTGCTAGCGGGCTGGATTACCTTGTGCTACGCCCCGGCACGCTCACAATGGAGCCGGGGGTCGGAACCATCCAGGTCGTGTCGGATGTCGACTCTGCGGGCGACCCGGTGGCGCGTGAAGATGTGGCCGAAGTCCTTCTCGATGCGCTCAAGGCGCGCCTGGTGAACAAGGTAATTGGTTTTGTAGGTGGAGACGTGCCTATTGGAGATGCGTTAGCGCGCGTGTAG
- a CDS encoding glutathione S-transferase family protein — translation MKIYDIPGFPNPLRIRIVLAEKQLASQVEFIKVDLPAAEHKQAAFLKINPTGTVPVLELDDGTRIAECTAITEYLDNLDGNPILTGKTARDKGVIHMMQKRAESELIDPVGIYFHHATDGLGDALREFKHPQWTSRAEWGTLQGERAVAGMRYFDSVLEAQPYVAGDAFSMADITVWAGLLFAHFAKIEVPADCNALRAWKVKVDGRASVVNPA, via the coding sequence ATGAAAATCTATGACATCCCCGGGTTTCCGAACCCATTGCGCATTCGCATCGTGCTGGCGGAGAAGCAGCTCGCTTCTCAGGTCGAGTTCATCAAGGTCGATCTGCCTGCGGCGGAACACAAACAGGCCGCGTTTTTGAAGATCAATCCGACAGGTACGGTGCCGGTGCTCGAACTCGACGATGGCACGCGAATCGCCGAATGTACGGCGATTACCGAGTATCTCGACAATCTGGACGGCAACCCGATCCTCACGGGCAAGACAGCACGCGACAAGGGTGTGATTCACATGATGCAAAAGCGCGCGGAGTCGGAGCTTATCGACCCCGTCGGCATTTACTTTCATCATGCGACAGATGGGTTGGGCGATGCGCTGCGCGAATTCAAACATCCGCAGTGGACGTCTCGCGCCGAGTGGGGGACGCTTCAGGGCGAAAGGGCCGTTGCGGGCATGCGCTATTTCGATAGCGTGCTTGAAGCCCAGCCTTACGTCGCGGGCGATGCGTTTTCGATGGCGGACATCACCGTCTGGGCCGGGCTGCTGTTTGCGCACTTCGCGAAGATCGAGGTGCCGGCCGATTGCAACGCGCTTCGTGCCTGGAAAGTCAAGGTCGATGGGCGGGCGTCGGTTGTGAATCCGGCGTAG
- a CDS encoding M24 family metallopeptidase gives MNIRTANIPPEGITTDEFLGRVAKVRSALDKAGLVGLLAFGDCWRGANISYFTEFRPLDGVSDIANAILLLSVDGDPVLFVSDQCFDYATSVTAFEVRSLREVTQQVQAFSARHGSGTVGLAGAAYIPADLLQRLNAGLGKLKLEPTMVLAEIKAIKSDAEVALMRKAAALTDSAMAAIRDALADGRPYTERELALIADRAMLAGGAERTAFDSMVQSGPRSAYNLARPTDRILQPGDLIMTDIGARYRGYVADGGRGFTYGPASAEKTAIVAAAARAVEAGLAAARPGMAAMELNAVIQQALVKSNYEQYSSEARGHGTGHGTGMDPEEEAPWIGPGNRTVLQENMVFTLKATITVPNVGGLRTERIVRLTSGGVETLDQFPMELHW, from the coding sequence ATGAACATCCGTACCGCAAACATCCCGCCGGAAGGCATCACTACCGACGAGTTCCTCGGTCGCGTCGCCAAGGTCCGCAGCGCACTCGACAAGGCGGGCCTGGTCGGCCTGCTTGCTTTCGGCGATTGCTGGCGTGGCGCGAACATCAGCTACTTCACCGAGTTCCGTCCGCTCGACGGCGTATCAGACATTGCCAACGCGATCCTGCTGCTGTCCGTGGATGGCGACCCCGTGCTGTTCGTGTCGGATCAATGCTTCGACTATGCGACGAGCGTGACCGCCTTCGAGGTGCGTAGCCTGCGTGAAGTCACGCAACAGGTGCAGGCGTTTTCCGCGCGGCACGGCAGCGGTACGGTCGGCCTCGCCGGCGCCGCCTATATTCCCGCGGATTTGCTGCAGCGCCTGAATGCCGGTCTCGGCAAACTGAAGCTCGAGCCCACGATGGTGCTGGCCGAAATCAAGGCGATCAAGAGCGACGCCGAAGTGGCGCTGATGCGCAAAGCGGCCGCCTTGACCGATTCGGCGATGGCCGCGATTCGCGACGCGCTCGCCGACGGCCGTCCCTACACGGAGCGTGAACTCGCTCTCATCGCGGACCGCGCGATGCTCGCGGGAGGAGCGGAGCGGACAGCGTTCGATTCGATGGTGCAATCCGGTCCGCGCTCGGCGTATAACCTGGCGCGTCCCACCGACCGTATCCTGCAGCCGGGCGACCTGATCATGACCGACATCGGCGCCCGTTATCGTGGCTACGTTGCCGATGGCGGCCGCGGTTTCACTTACGGTCCGGCGAGTGCCGAGAAGACGGCGATCGTCGCGGCAGCGGCGCGCGCAGTCGAAGCGGGGCTTGCCGCCGCGCGTCCCGGCATGGCGGCCATGGAACTGAACGCGGTGATCCAGCAGGCGCTGGTGAAGTCGAACTACGAGCAATACTCGAGCGAAGCGCGCGGCCATGGCACCGGTCACGGCACCGGCATGGACCCCGAAGAAGAAGCACCCTGGATCGGGCCGGGCAACAGGACCGTGCTGCAGGAAAACATGGTCTTCACCCTGAAGGCGACGATCACGGTGCCGAACGTCGGCGGTTTGCGCACGGAACGGATCGTGCGGTTGACCTCGGGCGGCGTCGAAACGCTCGACCAGTTCCCGATGGAACTGCACTGGTGA
- the iolB gene encoding 5-deoxy-glucuronate isomerase — protein MSDLLVKPSTHAEDGQIIHVTPASAGWKYVGFDVFDLKVGATVTRETRDREVVVVLVKGHAMVGCEGLASRAIGARMTPFDGAPWSMYVPPHTRYTIVATDDVELGICSAPAKGGLPPRFIAPEEVKQETRGAGANLRHVRHILPETEPAESLLVVESVTPAGNWSSYPPHRHDTDHGEQQTYLEETYYHRVSPPQGFAIQRVYTDDRSLDETLAAYDKHVVLVPRGYHPVAAAHGYDLYYLNVMAGPRRAWHVHNEPAHEWLLQPGASVAVDGAR, from the coding sequence ATGAGCGACCTGCTCGTCAAACCGTCGACGCATGCCGAAGACGGCCAGATCATCCACGTCACGCCAGCGAGCGCCGGCTGGAAATACGTCGGCTTCGACGTTTTCGACCTTAAGGTCGGCGCCACGGTCACGCGGGAGACGCGTGATCGCGAAGTCGTAGTCGTACTCGTTAAGGGCCACGCGATGGTCGGTTGCGAAGGGCTCGCGAGTCGCGCGATCGGCGCACGGATGACGCCGTTCGATGGCGCGCCGTGGTCCATGTATGTGCCGCCGCACACGCGCTACACGATCGTGGCGACGGACGACGTCGAACTCGGCATCTGCTCAGCGCCCGCGAAGGGCGGTCTGCCGCCGCGCTTCATTGCACCTGAGGAGGTCAAGCAGGAAACCCGCGGCGCGGGCGCCAACCTGCGTCACGTGCGCCACATCCTGCCGGAAACCGAGCCGGCGGAGAGCTTGCTGGTGGTGGAATCGGTGACGCCCGCAGGCAACTGGTCGAGCTACCCGCCGCATCGGCACGATACCGATCATGGCGAGCAGCAGACCTATCTCGAGGAAACCTATTACCACCGCGTCTCGCCGCCGCAGGGCTTCGCGATCCAGCGCGTCTACACCGACGACCGCAGTCTCGACGAAACGCTCGCGGCGTACGACAAGCACGTCGTGCTGGTGCCGCGCGGCTATCACCCGGTTGCCGCGGCGCACGGCTACGACCTCTACTATTTGAATGTGATGGCGGGTCCGCGCCGCGCCTGGCACGTACACAACGAACCGGCGCATGAGTGGTTGCTACAGCCCGGCGCAAGCGTTGCGGTGGACGGCGCGCGCTGA